In Bacteroidales bacterium, the following proteins share a genomic window:
- a CDS encoding gliding motility-associated C-terminal domain-containing protein, translating to MNIRFKILSEKLIAFFICFVFNLLNTPCSSQMINIISINTNRQLGGDNGYTLNGQWMIYSRAKLLCSNNFSSTGIYPKKINIADSYGTSGSIEQITNVLTDNIFFFGWFNKNDASTQPFIKAEVDSLYSWSIKGGKLIIGTSPDELPDINSSILNAKWGYSLTKVATCSLFPTSQGNASDIFNGPFGNVPSVNEGGSLQGFFNTVPSNSVILAREAYGSPTLYLDCNTLDLIAADIDVFTSIGDISSDSNINNNQDKFLANVIVFMDKLQDPPVIMNNENLLICQNIYSTYQWYLNGTMIQDANSQTYLATQNGSYTVEVTLDCGCKIFSNLINIDTFPKENIVFIPNIFSPNGNGQNDVLYIRGENIKEASLSIYSRWGEKVFESKDITKGWDGTYKGKPCAAEAYAYYVTITFTDGTFVQKKGNITLVR from the coding sequence TTGAATATCAGGTTTAAAATATTATCAGAGAAGTTAATAGCATTTTTTATATGCTTTGTTTTTAATCTACTGAATACCCCATGTTCGTCGCAAATGATAAATATCATTTCTATTAATACAAATAGACAATTAGGAGGCGATAATGGTTATACTTTAAATGGTCAATGGATGATATATTCGAGGGCTAAACTATTATGTTCAAACAACTTCAGTTCAACTGGAATATATCCTAAAAAGATAAATATTGCTGATAGTTACGGCACATCAGGAAGCATTGAGCAAATAACGAACGTTCTGACTGACAATATATTCTTTTTTGGATGGTTCAATAAAAATGATGCTTCTACACAGCCATTCATAAAAGCAGAAGTAGATTCTTTATACAGTTGGAGTATTAAAGGAGGTAAATTAATTATTGGAACCAGTCCAGATGAATTACCAGATATAAATAGTTCTATATTAAATGCAAAATGGGGCTACAGCCTGACAAAGGTGGCGACTTGTTCACTTTTCCCTACTTCACAAGGAAATGCAAGCGATATTTTTAACGGACCTTTTGGGAATGTTCCATCTGTAAATGAGGGTGGATCGCTCCAAGGATTTTTCAATACTGTTCCATCGAATTCAGTGATACTGGCCAGAGAAGCGTATGGCAGTCCGACATTATATCTGGATTGCAATACTTTGGATTTAATCGCAGCAGATATTGATGTTTTTACGAGCATTGGGGATATTTCAAGCGACAGCAATATTAATAATAATCAGGACAAATTTTTAGCAAATGTTATTGTTTTTATGGATAAATTGCAGGATCCTCCTGTAATCATGAATAATGAAAATTTATTAATCTGTCAGAATATTTATTCAACCTATCAATGGTATTTGAATGGAACTATGATTCAAGATGCAAACAGCCAGACTTATTTAGCAACCCAAAATGGTTCATATACTGTTGAAGTTACATTAGACTGTGGATGCAAAATTTTCTCAAATTTGATAAATATAGATACCTTTCCAAAGGAGAATATTGTTTTTATACCCAATATTTTTTCGCCCAACGGCAACGGACAGAATGACGTGCTGTACATACGAGGCGAAAATATTAAAGAAGCATCATTAAGCATTTACAGCCGCTGGGGCGAAAAGGTATTTGAAAGCAAAGATATAACCAAAGGCTGGGACGGCACATATAAAGGCAAACCCTGTGCGGCAGAGGCTTATGCCTATTACGTTACTATTACTTTTACAGACGGGACTTTCGTGCAGAAGAAGGGAAACATTACATTGGTGCGATGA